The genomic interval AAAGGGGTTGCTATGAAAATTGGTGTCATCCTGGGCAGTATCCGCGAAGGCCGCTTCGGCCAAGGCGTTGCCGATTGGGTCATGGAACAAATCGGGGCTTATGACGCACCCGATGTGGAATTTGAACTCATCGACCTCAAAGCTTTCAACGTGCCCCTGTTGGAATCCGCGACAGTTCCAGGTTCCGCGGATAAACAGTACGACGACCCGCGCGTAACTGCCTGGTCACAGGCCATTGATGCCTGCGATGCCTTCCTTTTCATCACCCCGGAATACAACCACGGTGTGCCCGGCGCGTTCAAAAATGCGTATGACATCCTGGGCAATGAATGGCTGAACAAAACCGTCGGTTTCATTTCCTACGGTGCAGTCGAAGGGATCCGTGTTGTCGAACAGTGGCGTCAGATCGTCGCCACCTTCAACATGTACGATATCCGCAGCCAGCTATCCTTTTCCACCTTCACCGAGAACAACAACGGCACTTTTGCGCCCAATGATCGACGCCCCGGTGAACTAATCCGCCTCCTTGATAGCCTCCTAACGGCTGTCCGCGATTAAGGCTCTGAAATACTAATGAGTGTGAAAGCACATGAATCTGTCATGGATTGGGTCACCGAGGAGCTCCGCAGCGGTCGCCTAAAAATCGGTGACCACCTCCCCAGCGAACGGGCGCTCTCCGAAACCCTCGGAGTTTCCCGAAGCTCCCTGCGCGAGGCGCTTCGTGTGCTCGAAGCCCTCGGCACCATTTCCACCGCCACCGGATCCGGCCCGCGGTCTGGCACCATCATCACTGCTGCCCCTGGCCAGGCGCTTTCCCTCTCCGTGACGCTGCAGTTGGTCACCAACCAGGTCGGCCACCACGATATTTATGAAACCCGCCAACTCCTTGAAGGCTGGGCTGCCCTGCATTCCAGCGCCGAACGTGGCGACTGGGACGTGGCAGAAGCGTTGCTGGAAAAGATGGACGACCCCTCGCTACCGCTCGAGGATTTTTTGCGTTTCGACGCCGAATTCCACGTTGTTATCTCCAAAGGCGCGGAAAACCCTCTGATCAGTACGCTCATGGAAGCCCTCCGTTTGTCCGTGGCAGATCACACCGTTGCCAGGGCCCGGGCGCTCCCCGATTGGCGAGCCACCTCGGCGCGTCTGCAGAAAGAACACCGCGCAATCCTCGCAGCACTTCGCGCAGGCGAATCCACAGTGGCCGCAACCTTGATCAAAGAACACATCGAAGGCTACTACGAAGAAACCGCTGCCGCCGAGGCCTAAATGTCCCGCACTCTGTGGGCGGTTTCAGATCTACACGTCACCTTCGCCCAAAACCAAAACACCGTTGATGCCCTCATGCCGCAGGACCCCGGCGACTGGCTGATCGTCGCTGGCGATGTAGCAGAGAAAATCCCCGATGTGGTACGTACCTTATCCGCGCTGGTCAAACGCTTTGACACCGTGATTTGGGTGCCGGGCAACCACGAACTCTTCAACCGGAAAACAGACCGCGTCAACGGCAAAGCCCGCTACCGAGCATTAGTCGGACAACTCCGAGCCATCGGCGTGATCACCCCCGAAGATCCCTATCCGATCTTTGGTGGCGTCACCATCTGCCCACTTTTCACACTTTACGATTACTCTTTCCGTCCCCTCGGCCTCACCGCGAAACAAGCCCTCGCCCAAGCAAAAATAAAGCTAGACGACGAACTAGCCATCGCCCCCTACGTAGACATCCCCGCCTGGTGCGCCGAACGAGTCACCTACACAGAAGACCGCCTAAAAGCCACCAAAGGCCCAAAAGTCCTGGTCAATCACTGGCCGCTGGTCATTGAGCCCACCCACCGGCTCTTCCAAAAAGACATCGCGCTGTGGTGTGGAACCACCGCCACCAGGGATTGGGCCGTACGATTCAACGCTCTCATGGCCATTCACGGTCACCTACATATTCCTGCCGAAACCCGCGTTGATGGGGTAAGCCACGTGGAGGTTTCTTTGGGTTACCCCTTTGAAAAACACCCACCTCACATGAAGCGTCCGTGGCCGTTTCCGGTCATGCAGATTAACTAACTCTGTTGCTTAAATGGGGGTAATTGGATTCGACTGTTTTCCACACCCCATTGACAATTAAAGGTGACACGCCTTACATTCTTGTGGTCTGACCATGAGGTTGGGCCAATCGGTTTCAGCCCGTTTACTCCCGCCGTCCGTTTCAGAGAAGAGGTCACCATGACAACCGCAGTAGATCAAAACTCACCGCCCAAGCAGCAACTCAACAAGCGCGTCCTGCTGGGCAGCTTGAGTGGCAGCGTTATCGAATGGTTCGACTTCCTGGTTTACGGAACCGTCGCCGCGCTGGTCTTCAACAAGATGTACTTCCCCAGCGGCAACGAGTTCCTCTCCACAATCCTGGCGTACGCATCCTTCTCCCTGACCTTCTTCTTCCGCCCCATTGGTGGCGTCATCTTCGCCCACATCGGCGACCGCATTGGGCGTAAGAAGACCCTGTTCATCACCTTGATGCTCATGGGTGGCGGCACCGTCGCCATTGGTTTGCTGCCCGACTACAACGCCATCGGCATTTGGGCACCAATCCTTCTGATGTTCCTCCGCATTTTGCAGGGCATCGGAATTGGCGGCGAATGGGGTGGCGCACTGCTCCTGGCATACGAATACGCTCCAAAGAAGCAGCGTGGGCTCTACGGCGCAGTTCCTCAAATGGGCATTTCCCTGGGCATGCTGCTTGCAGCTGGCGTGATCTCTCTGCTCACCCTCATGCCGGAAGATCAGTTCCTCACCTGGGGCTGGCGCATCCCATTCGTCGGATCCATCCTCCTAGTGTTCATCGGCCTGTTCATCCGAAACGGCCTTGATGAAACCCCCGAGTTCAAGCGTATCCGCGATTCCGGCCAGCAGGTAAAGATGCCTCTGAAGGAAGTTCTGACCAAGTACTGGCCAGCCGTTCTGGTCTCCATCGGCGCAAAAGCTGCCGAGACCGGCCCCTTCTACATCTTCGGCACCTACATCGTTGCTTACGCAACCAACTTCCTGAACATCCGCGACAACATTGTCCTTCTGGCAGTTGCTTGCGCCGCCCTCGTTGCCACCATCTGGATGCCACTGTTCGGATCCTTCTCCGACCGCGTCAACCGTGCAGTGCTCTACAGGATCTGTGCATCCGCAACCATCGTGCTGATTGTCCCTTACTACTTGGTCCTCAACACCGGCGAAATTTGGGCACTGTTTATCACTACCGTGATTGGCTTCGGCATCCTCTGGGGTAGCGTCAACGCAATCCTCGGAACCGTCATCGCAGAAAACTTCGCACCTGAGGTCCGCTACACCGGCGCTACCCTGGGTTACCAAGTCGGAGCAGCACTCTTCGGCGGTACCGCACCCATTATCGCAGCATGGCTGTTCGAAATCTCCGGCGGACAATGGTGGCCAATCGCCGTCTACGTCGCTGCATGTTGCCTTCTCTCTGTGATCGCCTCGTTCTTCATCCAACGCGTCGCGCACCAAGAGAACTAAAATCTAAGTAAAACCCCTCCGAAAGGAACCACCCATGGTGAAACGTCAACTGCCCAACCCCGCAGAACTACTCGAACTCATGAAGTTCAAAAAGCCAGAGCTCAACGGCAAGAAACGACGCCTAGACTCCGCGCTCACCATCTACGACCTGCGTAAAATTGCTAAACGACGCACCCCAGCTGCCGCGTTCGACTACACCGACGGCGCAGCCGAGGCCGAACTCTCAATCACACGCGCACGTGAAGCATTCGAAAACATCGAATTCCACCCAGACATCCTCAAGCCTGCAGAACACGTAGACACCACCACCCAAATCCTGGGCGGAACCTCCTCCATGCCATTCGGCATCGCACCAACCGGCTTCACCCGCCTCATGCAGACCGAAGGTGAAATCGCAGGTGCCGGAGCTGCAGGCGCTGCAGGAATTCCTTTCACCCTGTCCACCCTGGGCACTACCTCCATCGAAGACGTCAAGGCCACCAACCCCAACGGCCGAAACTGGTTCCAGCTCTACGTCATGCGCGACCGCGAAATCTCCTACGGCCTCGTCGAACGCGCAGCCAAAGCAGGATTCGACACCCTGATGTTCACCGTGGATACCCCCATCGCCGGCTACCGCATCCGCGATTCCCGCAACGGATTCTCCATCCCGCCACAGCTGACCCCATCCACCGTGCTCAATGCAATCCCACGCCCATGGTGGTGGATCGACTTCCTGACCACCCCAACCCTTGAGTTCGCATCCCTTTCCTCGACCGGCGGAACCGTGGGCGACCTCCTCAACTCCGCGATGGATCCCACCATTTCTTACGAAGACCTCAAGGTCATCCGTGAAATGTGGCCAGGCAAGCTCGTAGTCAAGGGTGTCCAGAACGTTGAAGACTCCGTCAAACTCCTCGACCAAGGCGTCGACGGCCTCATCCTCTCCAACCACGGTGGCCGTCAACTCGACCGCGCACCAGTCCCATTCCACCTCCTGCCACAGGTACGCAAGGAAGTCGGATCTGAACCAACCATCATGATCGACACCGGCATCATGAACGGCGCCGACATCGTCGCAGCCGTAGCCATGGGCGCTGACTTCACCCTCATCGGTCGTGCCTACCTCTACGGACTCATGGCCGGAGGCCGCGAAGGCGTCGACCGCACCATCGCCATTCTCCGCAGCGAGATCACCCGCACCATGGCTCTCCTCGGTGTTTCCTCCCTCGAAGAACTCGAGCCACGCCACGTCACCCAGCTGGCCAAGATGGTTCCAGTTTCTGACGCAACTCGTTCTGCAGCGGCGGAGATTTAAAAGTTTCTCTCCTTAGCTATTAAAAGGTGCCCATCCGTTTGGATGGGCACCTTCTCGTTTCTTGCAATCGGCATATTCAGTCAAAAAATGTTGAAATCAGCACTTTCAATTTGGGACATCTACTCTTAGGAGAAAAGCCACAAACCTTTCCCACCCCACAACCGTGTGTTCTGCAGTCGACCCAGTTTAGAGGAAACATGAGTGACTTCACGGAAAATACTTGGACTGTCCACTACGACGAAGATGGTGATTTCCCAAAATTCTTCAACTCTCTAAAGGAACACGAGCGCGCTGCAGTTATCTTGACCATCGAAAATATTCTAACTCCTCTAGGCATTAACATTTGCCAGACTGAATGGGGAAAAGCGCTGGGCCAGGGCCTTTACGAAATTAGGATTAGACATACCGTAAAAAAATCTCAAGAACCTCACTAGAAATTCAGGCTCAGAACTAGCCCTCAACGCTGGAGAAAACTCACCGGTGTTGCTTCGGGTATTTTGTACTTTTCATGGAAAGAAGATTGTCTTGCTACTCGGCGGATATAACAAACAGCGAGACTCTTCAAAGAAGCGCCAAGAAACTGAAATTAAGCGAGCCCGAAAAGTCCTCAAAGCATGGAAAGCCAAACAGTGACCATTGATAGAATATGTGTCAAAACATATATTTGGATTTGTGCTTTTACTTGTCTCGCGAATTGGCAATAGGAGTCAGCAACATGTCATTAAAGAGTTTTAGTTCTCTAGCACAATCAGAGAAGTCAACATGGAGTAAAGAAGCTAAGCAAGATTACGAGGACGCTTCCGCGCTAATCACTCAAGAACTCGCCTCACGAAAAGCTCTTGGCCAAAAACTAGTCAAGGCTCGGAAACAACGAGGAGTCACCCAAGTTCAACTTGCTGAAGCTTCTGGAGTCCAACAGGCAGAAATAAGCAAGATTGAACGTGGCCTCGCCAATCCCACTTTTTCCACACTTGAAAGCCTCGCATCCCACCTAGGACTTCAATTCACTTTTACAGAATCAGCCGCATAGCATCCAACCCTTAATAAATAACTCCAAAAGTTGGGGCACCAATTATTGAATAATTGGTGCCCCACTTTTTGGACTTTTATTCAGTTCGATCAGACGCTAACTCTGATTTTTCAGAAGGCCCTTGGACCTTCTCTCGGATCTCCTCTTGAATCCCTAGTTTTTTTGACATCGGTTCACCCAACATGGTGGAACGCTCTGCTTCTGGGACAAGTGCCACTCGCCCAGCTGCGACATCGTCTCGGAAAATTCCCCCGAATGTATTCGCCTCTGATGGTCGACGTAGAAATTGGGGGAGGCAGAGGCGCCTCAGCGCTAGCTTTGTTAGTAAACCCCACTGGATACTCCTCAGGAAACATATGTGCCAAAGCCCAAGCAGTATTAGAGGAATATCCTGTCCGAAACACCTCTTGTGGGCGCTTGCCTCTTTCTAAATGAAGAAGCTGAGCAGCATCAAAAGGAATCAAATCCTTCAGCAACGAGAAGGCCGACTCAAAATCTCGAGGCACAATACCCCTTGGAAATAATTGAACAAGACCACTTTATATTCCCAATACTAATTAGTTTTCTGCCGACCAGGCCCTACCAATTGCAAAAGCACCCACATTCGCAATGAACGCGGGTGCTTGAATCTCAGACAGTATTAGAAAGGCATCTTCACGCCGAGGTTGGCAAAGAACTCAGCGAGGGAGCCGCCGCCAACAAAGAGTCCACCGACGAAACCGAAGATGGCCAGAACTGGAGCCAAGATAGCAGCTAGACCAAGGTTGGAGGAGCCGGTCGCGTTGTCTCCGTCCTTGTCATCTTCAACTGGGACTTCAGATTCTTCGTCGCGGTCCTGCTTGCTCAGGGTGAACTGGTCAACCAGCTCGCCGGAGACTGCGTCCTTAGTGGTCACAGTCAGGCCTTCTGGGGTCAGTTCAACGTTGGTGTAGTCCTGAACCTGGTCCTGGTTCCAGACTGCGGTGTAGGTGCGGATCTTCTTCTGATCGACGGTTTCCTGGAAATCCAGTCCGGTGTCGTAACGCTGGCCGAGCTGGAAGTCGTAGAAGTCGTAGAACTTGGAGCCTGAGGAAGAGTTGGTTGCAAGGTAAACAACTTCGCCGGCCTTAGGGTTCAGAGTTTCACCGACAACTGCTTCGCGGCCTGCATCGACTGGGGTGAAGCCGTTCATCAGGTGGGAGCGGGTGTAGATGTGGTCGTGTCCACCGAGAACCAAGTCAACGTTCAGTTCAGAGATCACTGGGGTGAGGCGTTCGCGCTGGTACTTAATGCGAGCGTCATCCATGTGGTAGGCCTGGGAGAAAGTGGAATGGTGGTAGGTCAGGACGATCCAGTCCTTGTCGTCACCGTGTGCTGCGACGGTGTCGCGAAGGAATGCGATGTCGTCGTCGATGTCCAAGTAGTCGTTGGAGTCCAGGGACAGGAAGAGTGCATTGTTGTACTCGAAGAAGTAGTTCTCATCGACCTGGTTAGGGCGTGGGTACATCGCGTTGTAGGCGTCGTAGTTGTACTGGTCGTGGTTTCCATTGTTCACGGCCAGACGGTAGTTGCGCAGGGTTTCTGGGGAGATGTATGCGGAGTGCTCGTCCCAGCTGGAGTGGTTTGCCTGATCACCCGCGGAGAGGATGAAGGAGGTTCCTGGGTTTTCGATGGTGGCGCGTTCCAGGTTGTTTGCCCAGTTCTGGACTTCTTCTGCACGGTTGGAGTGGGTGTTGTACAGCTGGGTGTCGCCGAAGAAGAGGAAGTTCCAGTTGTCACCGTAGGTGCCGGTGTTGAAGGTTTGCACTTCGGACCAGCCGTCAGCTTCGGAGCCGACGCGGTAGGAGTAGGTGGTGTTTTCTGCGAGGCTATCTACGGTTGCGCGGTTGACTGCGCCATCGCGGTATTCAACGTATTCACCTTCAGCTCGGTCGCGGGAATCGCCTTCGGTGTTCACGATGCTGACGTTTTCAGAAACTGCATCAACGGTGATTGGGGATGCGAAGGTATCGTCCAGGGAGATCTGTGCAACCTGGCCGGTTAGGCCCTGCGCGGTGATCCAGTTGAAAATGAGCTCGGACTGGGTCGCTCCAACGCCGAGAACTACGTCGTGTGGAACTGCGGTGAATGGTGCATCGCGTTCGACGCCGGAATCGAATCCGACGGAGGGTGCCGTAGCAACGGTTACAGCTTCATCGGCGATTGCTGGGGTGAGGGAAAAACCAAGGGAAGCTGCGGTGATGCTTGCGGTGAGCATCATACGGAAACGGCGTGAAGCCATGGGAGAACTCCTAGGGAGAGATTAAGTTAGATTAGTACGACCAAGTGGAGGTTATTAGTTATCTGTCAAAATCTCTCAAGTAGGCTGCGAAGTCCCTTAAGCCACCTCGTCATTTAATCCGAGCGCCTAATAGTGTTCACTCTCTAGACATGAAACGGGGGTGGCTTAATTACGTTCCTTCTCCCGGATCAGATCTAGCGCGACCATGCCTCCAATGATGACTTTTCTGATTTCATCAGGGGCTTCTTCATCGAAAATAAGGGCGTAGGTGCTTCGGCCTAGGTATCCGTTGCCAGCGCCGGACCATTTTCGGGTTACTTTCGCAGGAATCCGATCGCCCATGCGGAACTCAAATTCAAATCCAAGGAAGTTACCGTGCATTTCAATAACGCGGTCACCTGGTAGTTCGATGTCCATCCGCTTGTTGAAGAAGGTGAAACGCTTCCGCACATGAGCAATGGGATTGCCATTTGGATCATCAATTTCATAGGTGTCGCGAACAAAGTTCATGGGATCGCGCACCTGCATCAATGGGGTGCCGAAGGCGTCTTCCAGTGTGAATCTGCGGTCGCCCTTGACCAGCCGAGAGCCCAACGACCCTTCAGTTTTGATTCTGATAACAACTTCGCCGTCTGGATTGTAGATCTCAAAGTTGTTAGACAGGAAGGAAGAGGTCTGCTGGACAATCAACGTGTCCGAAAGAAAAGGATTCATTAGCCAATTATTTTACTAGCCACGCAGAAGCAGCTACAACCAGCGCTTCCACACCACGATCAAGAGTTGGCTGCATATCTGGCGCGAACGCTGGAGAGTGATTTCCCGGCGCGTTGTCCTGATCCGCCATCATCCTCGCACCAGCTGCCGTCTCTTCCGCTGGCTGGAAAACGGCCATCAACGTTCCGTTCCACAATTCCCGATGAGAATTGAACGCCTGCACCGCACCCAACAGTGATGAAATATGCACATCGTGGCCACAGGTATGCGCCACCGGAGTTTCTTGACCGGTGGTGTTATCCACCTGTGTCACTCCGGTTGCTGCGTATTCTTTGCCGGATCGCTCCGCCATGGGCAACGCATCAATGTCGCCACGAAGCGCAACAACCGGACCTTCCCCATTGCTGATCACCGCGACAACACCGGTGTCACCAATGC from Corynebacterium glutamicum ATCC 13032 carries:
- a CDS encoding MFS transporter; this translates as MTTAVDQNSPPKQQLNKRVLLGSLSGSVIEWFDFLVYGTVAALVFNKMYFPSGNEFLSTILAYASFSLTFFFRPIGGVIFAHIGDRIGRKKTLFITLMLMGGGTVAIGLLPDYNAIGIWAPILLMFLRILQGIGIGGEWGGALLLAYEYAPKKQRGLYGAVPQMGISLGMLLAAGVISLLTLMPEDQFLTWGWRIPFVGSILLVFIGLFIRNGLDETPEFKRIRDSGQQVKMPLKEVLTKYWPAVLVSIGAKAAETGPFYIFGTYIVAYATNFLNIRDNIVLLAVACAALVATIWMPLFGSFSDRVNRAVLYRICASATIVLIVPYYLVLNTGEIWALFITTVIGFGILWGSVNAILGTVIAENFAPEVRYTGATLGYQVGAALFGGTAPIIAAWLFEISGGQWWPIAVYVAACCLLSVIASFFIQRVAHQEN
- a CDS encoding metallophosphoesterase family protein: MSRTLWAVSDLHVTFAQNQNTVDALMPQDPGDWLIVAGDVAEKIPDVVRTLSALVKRFDTVIWVPGNHELFNRKTDRVNGKARYRALVGQLRAIGVITPEDPYPIFGGVTICPLFTLYDYSFRPLGLTAKQALAQAKIKLDDELAIAPYVDIPAWCAERVTYTEDRLKATKGPKVLVNHWPLVIEPTHRLFQKDIALWCGTTATRDWAVRFNALMAIHGHLHIPAETRVDGVSHVEVSLGYPFEKHPPHMKRPWPFPVMQIN
- a CDS encoding FadR/GntR family transcriptional regulator, giving the protein MSVKAHESVMDWVTEELRSGRLKIGDHLPSERALSETLGVSRSSLREALRVLEALGTISTATGSGPRSGTIITAAPGQALSLSVTLQLVTNQVGHHDIYETRQLLEGWAALHSSAERGDWDVAEALLEKMDDPSLPLEDFLRFDAEFHVVISKGAENPLISTLMEALRLSVADHTVARARALPDWRATSARLQKEHRAILAALRAGESTVAATLIKEHIEGYYEETAAAEA
- the lldD gene encoding quinone-dependent L-lactate dehydrogenase: MVKRQLPNPAELLELMKFKKPELNGKKRRLDSALTIYDLRKIAKRRTPAAAFDYTDGAAEAELSITRAREAFENIEFHPDILKPAEHVDTTTQILGGTSSMPFGIAPTGFTRLMQTEGEIAGAGAAGAAGIPFTLSTLGTTSIEDVKATNPNGRNWFQLYVMRDREISYGLVERAAKAGFDTLMFTVDTPIAGYRIRDSRNGFSIPPQLTPSTVLNAIPRPWWWIDFLTTPTLEFASLSSTGGTVGDLLNSAMDPTISYEDLKVIREMWPGKLVVKGVQNVEDSVKLLDQGVDGLILSNHGGRQLDRAPVPFHLLPQVRKEVGSEPTIMIDTGIMNGADIVAAVAMGADFTLIGRAYLYGLMAGGREGVDRTIAILRSEITRTMALLGVSSLEELEPRHVTQLAKMVPVSDATRSAAAEI
- a CDS encoding purple acid phosphatase family protein, translated to MASRRFRMMLTASITAASLGFSLTPAIADEAVTVATAPSVGFDSGVERDAPFTAVPHDVVLGVGATQSELIFNWITAQGLTGQVAQISLDDTFASPITVDAVSENVSIVNTEGDSRDRAEGEYVEYRDGAVNRATVDSLAENTTYSYRVGSEADGWSEVQTFNTGTYGDNWNFLFFGDTQLYNTHSNRAEEVQNWANNLERATIENPGTSFILSAGDQANHSSWDEHSAYISPETLRNYRLAVNNGNHDQYNYDAYNAMYPRPNQVDENYFFEYNNALFLSLDSNDYLDIDDDIAFLRDTVAAHGDDKDWIVLTYHHSTFSQAYHMDDARIKYQRERLTPVISELNVDLVLGGHDHIYTRSHLMNGFTPVDAGREAVVGETLNPKAGEVVYLATNSSSGSKFYDFYDFQLGQRYDTGLDFQETVDQKKIRTYTAVWNQDQVQDYTNVELTPEGLTVTTKDAVSGELVDQFTLSKQDRDEESEVPVEDDKDGDNATGSSNLGLAAILAPVLAIFGFVGGLFVGGGSLAEFFANLGVKMPF
- a CDS encoding NADPH-dependent FMN reductase yields the protein MKIGVILGSIREGRFGQGVADWVMEQIGAYDAPDVEFELIDLKAFNVPLLESATVPGSADKQYDDPRVTAWSQAIDACDAFLFITPEYNHGVPGAFKNAYDILGNEWLNKTVGFISYGAVEGIRVVEQWRQIVATFNMYDIRSQLSFSTFTENNNGTFAPNDRRPGELIRLLDSLLTAVRD
- a CDS encoding helix-turn-helix domain-containing protein, which codes for MSLKSFSSLAQSEKSTWSKEAKQDYEDASALITQELASRKALGQKLVKARKQRGVTQVQLAEASGVQQAEISKIERGLANPTFSTLESLASHLGLQFTFTESAA
- a CDS encoding LURP-one-related/scramblase family protein, producing MNPFLSDTLIVQQTSSFLSNNFEIYNPDGEVVIRIKTEGSLGSRLVKGDRRFTLEDAFGTPLMQVRDPMNFVRDTYEIDDPNGNPIAHVRKRFTFFNKRMDIELPGDRVIEMHGNFLGFEFEFRMGDRIPAKVTRKWSGAGNGYLGRSTYALIFDEEAPDEIRKVIIGGMVALDLIREKERN